The Lysobacter enzymogenes DNA segment CGTGGGGAAAGGGCTTACTGATAGATCATGGTGAAGGTGACGCTGCTGTTGGCCGCGCCGGCCGTGGCCGCGCCGGTGGCCACGTACTGCGCGTAGTAGCGCAGCGCGGCGCCGCCGCTTTCCACCGCGACCGACTGGGTGTTCTGCAGCCCCAGCGGATTGCCGAGCAGGACCTGGCTGTGGTCGGCGTTGAGCAGTTGCAGCTCGATGTTGCCGGCGTTGCCGGTGCCGCCCTGCAGGGTCAGGTTGTTGCTGCTGGTGTTGATGGTCGGGCCCGGCTCGAAGTAGGTCTGGACCTGGGCGGTGGCGGCGTCGCAATCGGCGACGCGGATGAAGAACGGGGTGCGGCCGGCGGTCTGGCCGGCGGCCGACAGCGCGGACACCGCGACGGTCGGCAGCTTGACCCGGATATCGGCCGGCGTGGGCCCGTTGGTGAGCGTGCAGGTCGGCGCGATCACCGAACCTTCGAAGCGGAGCGTGCCGTCGGCAGCCAACGCGGACGCGGGCAGGGCGAGCGCGAGGGCGAGTACGGCGGTGGAAGCGGTCTTCATGACGTCCCCTAATGCAGGAATCGAATGCGACGAACGTGCGGACATCGCATGGCCAGGTGCGCGCGGCGCGCTGTGCGGAGAGAGCCTCGGCGAGGATCCCGGCGAACCCGCAAGCGGCCATCGCGGCGGCGAACCGTTCGTGCAGCCCGAGGATCGGAGGAGCTCGGCACGGGCTGCCTGGATTCGCTCGCTATCACATGAAACGCGCCCTACCTGTATTACCCCACACACAAAGTGTGGAATTGAGAGGTAGATTCGAATTCAGATCATCGATGCTGCGGCGTATCCAGTACGCCGCGCCGGACGCCGCCATCGCGGCAACGGCGAAAGCTGCGTCGTTGCTGCGGTTTCGCGGTCGCGACTCGCGTCGCTCCTACAGCCGCGAACGAACCATCCAAAGCCCTTGTAGGAGCGGCGCAAGCCGCGACCGCGCCAATACAGCTACGCCGGACGCTTCGTTCGCATCTGCAACCCCGCGGTCGCGACTCGCGTCGCTCCTACACTCGCGCACGAACCGTCCGAAGTCCCCTGTAGGAGCGACGCGAGTCGCGACCGCGCCAATACGCTTACGCCGCAAGCTTCATCGCAGCCGCAATCCCGCAGCCGCGACTCACGGCGCTCCCAAACCCAGCCCCCGCGAACCTCACTCGTAGCTGAGCGTGAACGTCAGCGAAGCCGAAACCGTGCCGGGCTGCGGCGATTGCGCGTCGCCGCGGTAGTACGCGGCCTGCAGCGGGATGCGGAAGCTGCCGCCGTCGCCGAGGTGTCCGGCCTGCAGTTCGTGGCTGCTGCCGAAGGCGACCGGGCGGCCGTCGCGGTCGCGGATCTGCACCGCCACGCCGCGCGCGCTGGCGCCGGGATCCAGCGCCAGCGCCGAGGTCGCGGCATCGGCGCCGGCGAGCGGGTCGAGCCGGTAGCTGATCCGCGACAGGCCCGCCGGGCAGTCGTCCAGGCGCAGGTCGAAGTCCTTGGCGCCGGCGCTGGCGCCGGGCTGGGCCAGCGCCTGCGGCGCGATCGGCGCCAGCGCGATGCGCAGGCTCGGCGCGTTGCAGGTGGCCGCGCGCACCGCGATCGCGCCGGTGAAGTTCACCCGCGCGGCGATCGCGTCGCCCGCGCCGACTTCGGCGCCGACGCCGCCGCGGTACACCAGGGTCGGCAGGTCGGCGCCGCGGATCGCGCCGCCGCCGCTGCCGCTGCCGGCGTCGAGCTTGACCAGTTCCAGGCGCAGCGTGCCGCGCGTGGACGGGCTCATCGCCACCGCCGCGAACTCGGCCGCCGGCAACGGCCGGCCGTCGATCGACAGGCGCACGCCGATCGCGGCCACGCCGGTGCGGTAGATGTCCTCGGCCTGGCTCGGATGCGGCGTCTGCGCGTAGCGCCAGCCGCCGTCCTGGGCCGCCTCGGCGCAGCCCGGCGCCGGCGCGGGCAGCGGGTAGTCGGCCGCGTACAGCACGCTGCCCGCGGGGCGGTCGCGCGGCACCGCGATCGAGGCGTCGATGGCGATGGCGCGTTCGGCCGGCGCCGCGCACTGGGCGCCGGCGGCGCCGGCGGCGAGCAGCGCGCAGGCGGCGACGGCCGCGGCCGCGGCGTCGGGGAAGCGACGGCCGGCGCGTTCAGCGCGCATCGTCGCGGTGGCAGACGGCTTCGACCAGCGCATAGGCGTTCTCGCTTTGGCGGGTGGGCGCGGGCAGGACATAGTCGATCGCGCAGCGGCGCCCGCCCTGCGCGCCCCAACGCACGTACAGGCGGCCGCGTTCGGCCAGGCCGGTGGCGTAGATGCGGCTGGCTTGCGCCACCGCGCCGACGCTGCGGCCGGATTCGTCGAGCACCTCGGCGGCGAACGGCAGCGCCGCGCCGGTTTCGTCGCGCACGCTGAGGATCGCGCCGCGGCCGCTCTGGGTCGGATATTCCACCCGTACCACCGCGCCCGCCAGTGGCACCACGGTCTGCGCGGTGCCGGCGATCTCGACCTGGGCGCGCGCGCTGAGCGGGTCGATCTCGACCGTGTTGCGCGCGTACGGGATCAGGTACGGCGCCAGCGCGTAGCCGCGCCGGTCGACCCGCGCGCCGCCCTGGTTCAGCAGGCGCGCGCCCTGGGCGCCGTCGGCCTCGACCAGAG contains these protein-coding regions:
- a CDS encoding fimbrial protein, which encodes MKTASTAVLALALALPASALAADGTLRFEGSVIAPTCTLTNGPTPADIRVKLPTVAVSALSAAGQTAGRTPFFIRVADCDAATAQVQTYFEPGPTINTSSNNLTLQGGTGNAGNIELQLLNADHSQVLLGNPLGLQNTQSVAVESGGAALRYYAQYVATGAATAGAANSSVTFTMIYQ
- a CDS encoding fimbrial protein, which produces MRAERAGRRFPDAAAAAVAACALLAAGAAGAQCAAPAERAIAIDASIAVPRDRPAGSVLYAADYPLPAPAPGCAEAAQDGGWRYAQTPHPSQAEDIYRTGVAAIGVRLSIDGRPLPAAEFAAVAMSPSTRGTLRLELVKLDAGSGSGGGAIRGADLPTLVYRGGVGAEVGAGDAIAARVNFTGAIAVRAATCNAPSLRIALAPIAPQALAQPGASAGAKDFDLRLDDCPAGLSRISYRLDPLAGADAATSALALDPGASARGVAVQIRDRDGRPVAFGSSHELQAGHLGDGGSFRIPLQAAYYRGDAQSPQPGTVSASLTFTLSYE